A region of uncultured Anaeromusa sp. DNA encodes the following proteins:
- a CDS encoding DEAD/DEAH box helicase, which yields MEEKNVNFEELGISKKVLSALSAMGFEAPSPIQSETIPHVMNGKDIIGQAQTGTGKTAAFGIPLVEKVTPDKVVQALVLTPTRELAIQVAEEISNIGKVKRVRVLPVYGGQPIDRQIRAIRAGAQIVIGTPGRLLDHIRRQTLRLDKVQMVVMDEADEMLDMGFVEDIESILSHTPEESRQTLLFSATMPAAIASLAKRYMKDPFTVTISREQLTVPAIEQFYYETRDKLEALCRVLDLEETGKSIVFCRTKKGVDDLVASLQTRGYLVDGLHGDLSQNQRDRVMKQVRNGKLDILVATDVAARGIDIDDITHVINYDIPQDHESYVHRIGRTGRAGRTGVALTFINPREFRQLKSIERATHSRLVRRAVPSASDVLKRHEETLKERLATLISRGNLDEYISIVEEMAESHDAVDVAAAAMKLAQEGFKLVEETPVMMENTEGMVRLFLNVGRAQNIRPEDIIRAIATEADIPGKAIGMINIYDRFTFVEVPQNIAERVMAVMHKGTIKGYQVNVEPAKGKR from the coding sequence TTGGAAGAAAAAAACGTAAATTTTGAAGAACTGGGAATTAGCAAGAAAGTATTGAGTGCGTTGAGTGCTATGGGCTTTGAAGCGCCTTCGCCGATTCAGAGTGAGACCATTCCCCATGTTATGAATGGCAAGGACATTATCGGTCAAGCGCAGACCGGTACAGGCAAAACCGCCGCTTTTGGCATCCCGCTGGTGGAAAAAGTTACGCCAGATAAGGTTGTGCAGGCGTTGGTTCTGACACCTACACGGGAGCTGGCAATTCAGGTGGCTGAAGAGATTTCTAATATCGGCAAAGTCAAGCGTGTGCGCGTGCTGCCAGTATACGGCGGTCAACCGATTGATCGGCAGATTCGCGCCATTCGCGCTGGAGCCCAAATTGTAATCGGTACACCGGGGCGTCTGTTGGATCATATTCGCCGCCAGACATTGCGCTTAGATAAAGTGCAGATGGTTGTAATGGATGAAGCGGACGAAATGCTGGACATGGGCTTTGTAGAGGATATTGAGTCGATTTTATCGCATACGCCGGAAGAATCGCGTCAAACTCTGCTTTTCTCGGCTACCATGCCTGCTGCTATCGCTTCGCTGGCCAAACGTTATATGAAAGATCCTTTTACCGTGACCATTAGCCGCGAGCAGCTTACAGTACCGGCTATTGAACAGTTCTATTATGAAACAAGAGACAAGCTAGAGGCGTTATGCCGGGTACTTGATCTGGAGGAAACCGGTAAAAGCATTGTTTTCTGCCGTACGAAAAAAGGTGTGGATGACTTGGTAGCATCCTTGCAGACACGCGGCTATCTTGTGGACGGCCTGCATGGCGATCTCAGCCAAAATCAGCGTGACCGCGTTATGAAACAGGTCCGCAATGGTAAGCTGGACATTTTGGTTGCTACCGATGTGGCGGCGCGTGGTATTGATATTGACGATATTACCCATGTTATTAACTACGATATCCCGCAGGATCACGAATCCTATGTGCATCGTATCGGACGTACGGGACGCGCCGGACGGACTGGCGTGGCGCTGACCTTTATCAATCCTCGCGAGTTCCGCCAACTGAAGAGCATTGAGCGGGCGACGCACAGCCGGTTGGTACGCCGTGCCGTGCCCAGCGCTTCCGATGTGTTGAAGCGTCATGAAGAAACGCTTAAGGAGCGGCTGGCCACCTTGATTTCTCGTGGCAATCTTGACGAGTATATTTCAATTGTTGAAGAAATGGCTGAAAGCCATGATGCGGTCGATGTCGCTGCAGCGGCCATGAAGCTGGCGCAAGAAGGCTTTAAACTGGTGGAAGAGACACCGGTTATGATGGAAAATACAGAGGGCATGGTACGGCTCTTTCTGAATGTCGGCCGTGCGCAGAATATTCGCCCTGAGGACATTATAAGAGCGATTGCTACGGAAGCCGATATTCCCGGCAAAGCTATCGGTATGATCAACATTTATGACCGCTTCA
- a CDS encoding competence/damage-inducible protein A → MIAEIISTGTELLLGEIVNSNAAYIAQRLNEAGITVHYQSTVGDNPLRMEEVLKQGMARAELVITTGGLGPTQGDITREVSAALLGVEMVEDAATVEHLQTFFRQRKLPMAESNLRQAQLPVGAIILPNCCGTAPGSILEHAQGVLINLPGPPVEMQAMLEQQVLPWLKNYRPTLGCIRSRIFRCVGIGESLLEEKLMDLVLSQGNPTVAFLARSGEMLVRLTAQGETEEAALQLMEPWSTQIRERLGDAVISDDDATLEEVVGRELLKKGWTLATAESCTAGMVAARMANVPGSSCYLTGGIVAYDNRIKQELLEVPESLLRDFGAVSVQTAEAMAIGARKACGVEVALATTGIAGPDGGSAAKPVGLVHMAVVGPWGIWQEEGRFYGSRQQIRSHATARALALLVRYLRQFEAKKDTDKKTT, encoded by the coding sequence GTGATTGCAGAAATTATCAGTACAGGTACGGAACTGCTTCTGGGCGAAATTGTAAATTCCAACGCAGCCTATATTGCCCAACGGTTAAATGAAGCGGGCATTACCGTACATTACCAGAGTACGGTAGGAGATAATCCACTGCGGATGGAGGAAGTGCTTAAGCAAGGAATGGCCCGTGCCGAGCTGGTGATTACCACAGGCGGTCTGGGACCGACTCAAGGGGACATTACCCGGGAGGTGTCCGCAGCTTTGCTGGGGGTGGAAATGGTTGAGGATGCGGCTACAGTGGAGCATCTGCAGACGTTTTTTCGCCAGCGAAAGCTTCCTATGGCGGAAAGCAATCTGCGTCAAGCGCAACTGCCTGTGGGGGCGATCATTCTGCCCAATTGTTGCGGGACGGCGCCTGGAAGTATCTTGGAACATGCCCAGGGGGTTTTGATTAATTTGCCTGGGCCGCCTGTGGAGATGCAGGCCATGTTGGAGCAGCAGGTGCTACCATGGCTGAAAAACTACCGGCCGACGTTAGGATGTATCCGCTCACGCATATTCCGGTGCGTAGGTATTGGGGAATCGCTGCTGGAAGAGAAATTGATGGATCTAGTTCTGTCTCAGGGAAATCCAACAGTAGCTTTTTTGGCCCGCAGCGGCGAAATGTTGGTGCGCCTGACGGCGCAGGGCGAAACGGAAGAAGCGGCGTTGCAGCTTATGGAGCCTTGGAGTACGCAGATTCGCGAACGACTGGGCGATGCTGTCATCAGCGATGACGACGCGACATTGGAAGAAGTAGTTGGACGAGAGCTCCTGAAAAAGGGTTGGACGCTGGCTACGGCGGAATCTTGCACCGCTGGCATGGTGGCGGCCCGCATGGCCAATGTACCTGGTTCATCCTGCTATTTGACCGGCGGTATTGTAGCCTATGACAACCGGATCAAGCAGGAACTCTTGGAGGTGCCGGAATCACTGCTGCGAGATTTTGGCGCGGTGAGCGTGCAGACGGCGGAAGCCATGGCCATTGGTGCCCGTAAGGCCTGCGGCGTTGAAGTAGCCTTGGCGACAACCGGCATCGCTGGTCCTGATGGAGGCAGCGCTGCCAAACCTGTTGGTCTGGTGCACATGGCTGTTGTGGGACCATGGGGGATTTGGCAGGAAGAAGGACGGTTCTATGGAAGCCGTCAACAGATTCGAAGCCATGCGACAGCCCGGGCATTGGCGCTGCTAGTGCGATATTTACGCCAGTTTGAGGCAAAAAAAGACACTGATAAAAAAACGACTTAA
- the rimO gene encoding 30S ribosomal protein S12 methylthiotransferase RimO gives MIKAGFVSLGCVKNLVDTEVMLGLLQDGGVELIDNPAEADILVVNTCGFIDAAKEESLQTILQMAEFKKTGRCRGLIVAGCLGQRYQQDLLDEMPEVDVILGTAAWGRIQEAVAAALEGRRALFIDSLTTLYDEKTPRISTMPSYSAYVKVAEGCSNCCTYCVIPSVRGAFRSRPIESIVEEVRRLAQKGVREINLVAQDTTSYGKDIYGQPNLVALLKELAAIDGVEWIRLLYCYPRYFTDELIAYMASEPKICRYVDLPLQHIHDTVLQAMNRRDRQADIDTLLQKIRQAMPDVVLRTSFIVGFPGETEAQFAFLEQWLETARFDHVGVFTYSQEDGTVAGAMEEQVPEEVKQERYHRLMALQSKISEEINRSLEGRELTVIVTGLDEARPEVILARSYREAPDVDGQIYVETAGQGGLKVGDTLKVRIAQGFSYDLVAEIVD, from the coding sequence ATGATCAAAGCCGGCTTTGTAAGCTTGGGCTGTGTGAAAAATTTGGTAGATACGGAAGTCATGCTTGGCTTGCTGCAGGATGGCGGCGTAGAGTTGATTGATAATCCGGCGGAAGCAGACATTTTAGTCGTCAATACTTGCGGTTTTATTGACGCTGCTAAAGAAGAATCGTTGCAGACGATTTTGCAGATGGCGGAATTTAAAAAAACAGGACGCTGCCGTGGGCTTATTGTGGCCGGCTGTTTAGGCCAGCGGTATCAGCAGGATCTTTTGGATGAAATGCCGGAAGTGGATGTGATTTTAGGAACTGCTGCCTGGGGGCGAATCCAGGAGGCTGTGGCTGCAGCACTAGAGGGACGTCGGGCTTTGTTTATTGATAGCCTGACTACGCTTTATGACGAAAAAACCCCCCGTATCTCTACTATGCCTTCTTATAGCGCTTACGTTAAAGTAGCCGAAGGCTGCAGCAACTGCTGCACGTACTGTGTGATTCCCAGCGTGCGCGGCGCCTTTCGCAGCCGCCCCATTGAGTCGATTGTAGAAGAAGTGCGGCGCTTGGCCCAAAAGGGCGTGAGGGAAATCAATCTGGTGGCGCAGGATACCACCAGTTATGGCAAGGATATATACGGGCAGCCTAACTTGGTGGCTCTCTTAAAGGAACTGGCCGCCATCGACGGGGTGGAATGGATCCGCCTTTTGTATTGTTATCCCCGCTATTTTACGGACGAACTTATTGCCTATATGGCCAGTGAGCCGAAAATATGCCGCTACGTGGATTTGCCGTTACAGCATATTCATGATACTGTTTTGCAGGCTATGAACCGTAGGGATCGTCAAGCGGACATTGACACACTGCTGCAAAAAATCCGTCAAGCCATGCCGGATGTAGTGTTGCGCACCTCTTTTATCGTTGGCTTTCCCGGTGAAACGGAAGCGCAATTTGCTTTTTTGGAGCAATGGCTGGAGACAGCGCGTTTTGACCATGTTGGCGTGTTTACGTATTCTCAAGAAGATGGAACTGTGGCTGGCGCCATGGAAGAGCAAGTGCCGGAAGAGGTGAAGCAGGAACGCTATCATCGCTTAATGGCGTTGCAAAGTAAGATTTCAGAGGAAATAAACCGCTCATTGGAGGGACGGGAGTTAACGGTCATTGTTACGGGGCTGGATGAGGCGCGTCCTGAGGTGATTTTAGCTCGTTCTTATCGCGAGGCTCCGGATGTGGATGGACAGATTTATGTGGAAACGGCTGGGCAAGGCGGGTTGAAAGTGGGCGATACGCTCAAGGTGCGCATTGCGCAGGGATTTAGTTATGATTTGGTGGCGGAAATTGTTGATTAA
- a CDS encoding ABC transporter substrate-binding protein, whose translation MKRYAPIFLLSLCLVMVAFVGSLLLSGHADEKTEDFLPEIVIYTTLPAETVQSLLTEEAQKQGLKLQVRSFTAAADLLKQLQQEQPAPQASFILTERMTLLRAKKDKRLQEFLSEEADLVSDSLKDEDDFWVGLWYDPYVFVVNRDAAKQWKSVPNDWEDIVKQSELRVAMTDFLAAEAPAQLMEQLSEVYGSRESLAYLAKLHPQVVRYAKFLSTPVRMAGMGEADLAITPYSEAEKYVRDQFPVQLVWPEHGTAYMLTGGALVKDGPMQSEAKKMLDWLLSPACAQKREAISLLALPANPEIQKSPRPVLWELRDEALPEGARQKQLEAWLQNIRLGLKAPEGNGIRMEEQKK comes from the coding sequence ATGAAACGATATGCTCCTATTTTTTTGTTGTCTCTTTGCCTAGTCATGGTTGCTTTTGTGGGCAGTCTTCTACTGTCGGGGCATGCGGACGAAAAAACAGAAGACTTTTTGCCGGAAATAGTTATCTATACGACACTACCGGCGGAGACAGTGCAGTCTCTTTTGACAGAGGAAGCACAAAAACAAGGGTTGAAGCTGCAGGTGCGCTCTTTTACCGCTGCCGCTGATTTGTTGAAGCAATTGCAGCAAGAGCAGCCGGCACCGCAGGCTAGTTTTATTTTGACAGAACGCATGACACTTTTACGGGCGAAGAAAGACAAGCGACTGCAGGAGTTTTTATCGGAAGAGGCGGATCTTGTTTCTGACTCTTTAAAAGATGAAGATGATTTTTGGGTCGGTCTGTGGTATGATCCCTATGTCTTTGTTGTTAACCGAGATGCGGCAAAACAATGGAAAAGCGTGCCTAATGATTGGGAAGACATTGTGAAGCAAAGTGAGCTGCGGGTGGCTATGACTGACTTTTTGGCGGCCGAGGCACCGGCTCAGTTAATGGAGCAGTTGAGCGAAGTGTATGGCAGTCGCGAGAGTCTTGCCTATTTGGCTAAGTTACATCCCCAAGTAGTGCGGTATGCTAAATTTTTATCAACTCCGGTTCGAATGGCTGGTATGGGAGAAGCGGATTTGGCGATTACTCCTTACAGCGAGGCGGAAAAATACGTACGTGACCAATTTCCGGTGCAACTCGTCTGGCCGGAACATGGGACAGCCTATATGTTGACAGGGGGCGCTTTGGTTAAAGACGGTCCCATGCAGAGCGAGGCAAAAAAAATGTTGGATTGGCTGTTGTCGCCTGCGTGCGCTCAAAAGCGGGAGGCTATCTCGTTATTGGCGTTGCCTGCCAACCCAGAAATACAAAAAAGTCCGCGGCCGGTTCTTTGGGAACTGCGTGATGAAGCGTTGCCTGAAGGAGCGCGACAAAAGCAGTTGGAAGCTTGGTTGCAGAATATTCGCTTGGGCTTGAAAGCTCCAGAAGGGAACGGGATACGAATGGAGGAACAAAAGAAATGA
- a CDS encoding YgiQ family radical SAM protein, with protein MEKTFLPICRADMEARGWDYVDFLFVSGDAYVDHPSFGHAIISRWLEKQGYRVAILAQPDWRSAKAFKEFGKPRLGVLVSAGNLDSMLNKYTAAKRLRSEDRYAPGGKAGFRPDRATLVYCSRIREIWKDIPLIIGGIEASLRRFVHYDYWEDALRRSILADSHADLLIYGMGERQIQEIANQLESGIPIAQIRQVPGTCFIVESQEEVWDAVKLPSWEECRQDPKAFAKAGGLQFLEQDPIRGKTLLQEQERGFLVQNPPAMPLTTAELDAVYDLPYMRTWHPSYDQAGCVPAIEEVQFSLVSQRGCFGGCAFCAITSHQGRIIQSRSHESLLQEARLLTTLPEFKGYIHDVGGPTANFRQPACASQLERGACRGKSCLSPEPCVHLQADHQDYLQLLRSLRKVSGIKKVFIRSGIRYDYLLLAKDRDEFLHELCQYHVSGQLKVAPEHVASKVTQIMGKSGKDCYLRFQDAYRRVNRELGKEQYLVPYLMSSHPGCGLAEAVELAEFLRDQGYYPEQVQDFIPTPGSLSTCMYYSGIHPLTGQAVKVCRDIHEKKLQRALLQFRNPKNRALVHEALLKARRQDLIGHESRCLLRPLPGEAQASPAGHQEKDSRAKGGHRGAGVRQGGKTAKGSARNQRAKSNRHSGDKR; from the coding sequence ATGGAAAAAACCTTTCTCCCTATTTGTCGCGCCGATATGGAAGCACGCGGCTGGGATTATGTAGATTTTTTATTTGTTAGTGGCGATGCGTATGTAGATCATCCTAGTTTCGGTCATGCAATTATCAGCCGCTGGTTGGAAAAACAAGGCTATCGGGTTGCAATTTTGGCGCAACCTGATTGGCGCAGCGCTAAAGCGTTCAAAGAATTTGGAAAACCGCGTCTAGGTGTGTTGGTGTCTGCCGGCAATTTAGACTCTATGCTTAATAAGTATACGGCGGCAAAGCGATTGCGCAGCGAGGATCGCTATGCTCCCGGCGGTAAGGCTGGTTTTCGGCCGGACCGGGCTACGTTGGTGTACTGTAGCCGCATACGGGAAATCTGGAAAGATATTCCCTTAATTATTGGCGGCATTGAGGCTAGTCTGCGACGTTTTGTGCACTATGATTACTGGGAAGATGCCTTACGCCGCTCAATTTTAGCGGATAGTCATGCAGATCTTCTGATTTATGGAATGGGCGAGAGGCAAATTCAGGAGATCGCTAACCAATTGGAAAGCGGTATTCCAATCGCGCAGATCCGCCAAGTGCCTGGGACCTGTTTTATTGTAGAATCGCAAGAAGAAGTTTGGGATGCGGTGAAACTGCCTTCTTGGGAAGAATGCCGACAAGACCCTAAAGCTTTTGCTAAAGCAGGGGGCTTGCAGTTTTTGGAACAGGATCCTATTCGTGGCAAAACATTGCTGCAAGAACAGGAACGAGGATTTTTGGTGCAAAATCCTCCGGCGATGCCATTGACAACGGCAGAACTGGATGCGGTGTATGATTTACCATACATGCGGACTTGGCATCCCTCTTATGATCAAGCTGGCTGTGTGCCGGCCATTGAAGAAGTTCAGTTCAGCTTGGTTAGTCAGCGCGGCTGTTTTGGAGGCTGCGCTTTTTGTGCCATTACTTCGCATCAAGGACGTATCATTCAAAGCCGGAGCCATGAATCGCTTTTACAAGAAGCGCGTCTTTTGACAACTCTCCCCGAATTTAAGGGCTATATTCATGACGTTGGCGGCCCTACAGCCAATTTTCGGCAACCGGCGTGTGCGTCGCAGTTGGAGAGAGGCGCTTGTCGTGGCAAAAGCTGTCTTTCACCGGAACCTTGCGTGCATTTGCAGGCGGACCATCAAGATTATCTGCAGCTGTTGCGCAGCTTGCGCAAGGTTTCTGGAATAAAGAAAGTCTTTATTCGCTCAGGTATTCGTTATGATTATTTGCTGTTGGCTAAAGATCGGGATGAATTTTTGCATGAATTGTGCCAGTATCATGTAAGCGGCCAACTAAAGGTGGCACCGGAGCATGTTGCGTCAAAGGTTACTCAGATTATGGGGAAATCGGGCAAAGACTGCTATTTGCGATTTCAAGATGCGTATCGCCGCGTAAACCGTGAACTGGGCAAGGAACAGTATCTGGTGCCGTATTTGATGTCCAGTCATCCCGGTTGTGGGTTGGCAGAAGCTGTGGAATTAGCGGAATTTTTACGTGATCAGGGGTACTATCCAGAACAGGTGCAGGATTTTATTCCCACACCGGGAAGTTTATCTACCTGCATGTATTATAGCGGTATTCATCCGTTGACTGGCCAGGCTGTGAAGGTTTGCCGCGACATACATGAAAAAAAACTGCAGCGTGCGTTGCTGCAGTTTCGTAATCCGAAAAATCGGGCTTTGGTGCATGAAGCGTTGCTTAAGGCGCGTCGACAGGACCTTATCGGTCATGAAAGCCGTTGCCTGCTGCGGCCCCTCCCGGGAGAAGCGCAAGCTTCGCCGGCAGGGCACCAAGAGAAAGATTCCCGCGCCAAAGGCGGTCATCGTGGCGCAGGAGTGCGCCAGGGAGGCAAAACTGCCAAAGGTTCTGCACGAAATCAACGGGCAAAAAGCAACCGGCACTCAGGAGATAAGAGATAA
- a CDS encoding RodZ domain-containing protein, producing the protein MATVGQQLSAAREQRGYSITDVEKGTSIRALYIQAIESEDYEVVPGEVYLKGFIRNYATFVGLDGSAMVELYKQEQQITVSHEPIEAELQAEPAQEKKSASVLPLKENAPFPAPARAGKSSGWLAGVAVVAVLVAGYWWWAGTSAPSAGGAQPSAASKPVMAGGGVSNTANSSAANVQVKQDGVHLQALFQADCWIDVSVDGKKIFNGTAQKGQTLRWDATKTVHLTLGNAGAVQLTFNGSPQAALGKAGEVVEYEFTPQGPAKK; encoded by the coding sequence ATGGCAACGGTAGGTCAGCAACTTTCTGCAGCAAGGGAACAGCGGGGATATTCAATTACTGACGTGGAAAAAGGCACAAGCATTCGTGCTCTTTACATTCAAGCCATTGAATCCGAGGACTATGAAGTGGTGCCCGGAGAAGTGTATTTAAAAGGTTTCATTCGCAATTATGCTACTTTTGTTGGCTTGGATGGCTCGGCCATGGTAGAATTATACAAGCAGGAGCAGCAGATTACGGTTTCCCATGAACCAATAGAAGCTGAGCTGCAAGCAGAACCGGCTCAAGAGAAAAAGAGCGCCTCAGTCTTGCCTCTAAAGGAAAATGCTCCGTTCCCAGCCCCGGCTCGTGCCGGAAAGTCTTCGGGATGGTTGGCAGGAGTGGCTGTAGTAGCGGTTTTAGTGGCAGGATATTGGTGGTGGGCGGGAACCTCTGCGCCGTCAGCCGGTGGTGCGCAGCCATCTGCAGCCTCTAAGCCAGTTATGGCTGGTGGTGGTGTGTCCAATACTGCAAACAGCAGCGCGGCCAATGTGCAGGTAAAACAAGATGGCGTTCATTTGCAAGCCTTATTCCAAGCGGATTGTTGGATTGATGTCTCTGTGGATGGCAAAAAGATTTTTAATGGTACTGCCCAAAAGGGTCAGACATTGCGTTGGGATGCAACCAAAACAGTCCATTTGACTCTGGGGAATGCCGGCGCGGTCCAACTGACTTTCAACGGTTCGCCGCAGGCAGCCTTAGGTAAAGCGGGCGAAGTCGTGGAATACGAATTTACGCCGCAAGGACCGGCTAAAAAATAG
- the mnmH gene encoding tRNA 2-selenouridine(34) synthase MnmH translates to MNLHETVSVEDALALPQVVFVDMRTPAEFSKGHIPGAYNLPLLENEERVEIGTLYKQVGPETAKSRGLDIVAPRLPGLVRTISEYAALGKEIVIYCWRGGMRSGAVVSVLAMMGIRTRQLQGGYKAYRNYVLDRLKSFTIQARAVVLCGSTGTGKTQLLYHLARLGVPVLDLERLANHRGSVFGHVGLGSCCTAQSFDSLLLAELERVNQGEYFVVECESKRIGNLYLPDCLYEAMQVGHKVLVKTPLALRVSRLCEEYVQDDNVKQVETLIVSMQRLQKQCGKRKIVEWTEQLEKGDFSNVIETLLKEYYDPIYGYEKAALDEYAFCVDASDFEAAAATLTAHLETLRR, encoded by the coding sequence ATGAATTTGCACGAAACAGTCTCGGTAGAGGATGCGTTGGCGCTGCCGCAAGTTGTGTTTGTTGATATGCGTACGCCTGCGGAATTTTCTAAAGGCCACATTCCGGGCGCCTATAATCTGCCGTTATTGGAAAATGAAGAGCGGGTGGAAATAGGTACTCTGTATAAACAAGTAGGGCCAGAGACTGCGAAAAGTCGTGGATTGGATATTGTGGCGCCACGCCTTCCTGGCTTGGTACGAACTATCAGTGAATATGCTGCCTTGGGTAAAGAAATTGTCATTTATTGTTGGCGTGGCGGCATGCGTTCAGGAGCCGTCGTGTCCGTGCTGGCTATGATGGGGATTCGTACGCGTCAGTTGCAGGGGGGATACAAGGCTTATCGCAATTATGTATTGGATCGTCTCAAGAGTTTTACAATTCAGGCCCGGGCTGTTGTCTTATGCGGTTCTACAGGCACTGGTAAAACACAGTTGTTGTATCATTTAGCGCGCTTGGGCGTACCGGTGCTGGATTTAGAGCGTCTGGCTAATCATCGAGGCTCTGTTTTCGGCCATGTGGGCCTAGGCAGCTGCTGCACGGCGCAAAGCTTTGATTCTCTTTTACTGGCGGAGCTAGAGCGGGTGAACCAAGGCGAGTATTTTGTGGTAGAGTGCGAAAGCAAGCGAATTGGCAATTTGTATTTACCGGATTGTCTTTATGAAGCGATGCAGGTTGGACATAAAGTTTTGGTGAAGACGCCTCTTGCCTTGCGGGTAAGTCGTCTTTGCGAGGAATATGTGCAAGATGACAACGTAAAACAGGTAGAAACTTTGATCGTCAGTATGCAACGGCTGCAAAAGCAGTGTGGCAAACGGAAAATTGTGGAGTGGACGGAGCAATTAGAAAAAGGAGATTTTTCTAATGTTATTGAAACTTTGCTCAAAGAGTATTATGATCCTATATATGGCTATGAGAAGGCAGCGTTAGACGAGTATGCGTTTTGTGTGGATGCAAGTGATTTTGAAGCTGCAGCAGCAACGTTGACAGCGCATTTAGAAACACTGAGGAGGTAA